CTCTGTATTGCACGATATGAACCGATTATTTGGTTGTGCCGATGACATGAACCGGTCTTCTAAAGAGGGAGAAGAAAGTATTGATACTATGATTCGGACGTTAGACTCTTTTGAGGCAGAATTTGAGAAATTAACGAAAACCATTCGAGGTGTAAAAGACCATTCGTTGTCTATTACGAAAGTAATCGGGATTATCCAATCCATTGCTGAGCAGACCAAGCTTTTAGCTTTAAATGCAACGATAGAAGCGGCAAGAGCTGGCGATGCTGGGAAAGGTTTTGCAGTTGTTGCAGAAGAAGTACGAAAGCTAGCAGACCAGTCTTCAAAAGCAACGGAAGAGATTACACGATCGGTAACATTGATGGAGCAGACTGCCATGAATGCTTCAAAAGAATTTGAATTGATGGTTCAAAGTATTATTGAAGAATTATCAGTCGCTAAAAAGTCGAAAGAATCATTCGATAACTTAATGGCTGAAATTGATAATGTGAACTCAGTATTAAAAGGGACAACAACGAACTTAAAGCGTTTTAATGACATTATCCCTCAAATGGAAATGGCTGCTGAAAGTTTCTTGTCTGTTTCTCAGGAAACACTTGCGAGTGCAGAGCAAATGCAAGGTACGGCTCATGATCAAATGAACCGTATGAAAGAATCACAT
The Bacillus kexueae DNA segment above includes these coding regions:
- a CDS encoding methyl-accepting chemotaxis protein — protein: MAFIIIFIVRSVTKPLTILRSKMREIREGNIQLNVDVKTSIPEINSLIKSFNEMIFQMRTMISHINQTTSELTETSDQLKVSSEEVLQWNNELLGSIEVVKGGAEEAAVSSEKSVQTFQDMKNTIHSVLHDMNRLFGCADDMNRSSKEGEESIDTMIRTLDSFEAEFEKLTKTIRGVKDHSLSITKVIGIIQSIAEQTKLLALNATIEAARAGDAGKGFAVVAEEVRKLADQSSKATEEITRSVTLMEQTAMNASKEFELMVQSIIEELSVAKKSKESFDNLMAEIDNVNSVLKGTTTNLKRFNDIIPQMEMAAESFLSVSQETLASAEQMQGTAHDQMNRMKESHVISVTLSELANALSTTTKKFNA